One window of the bacterium genome contains the following:
- the queG gene encoding tRNA epoxyqueuosine(34) reductase QueG: MNESTKDDTLTPLGRRLVERAPAHGFPLAGVLDLAAARGALSPHVARYEAFLSAGRHGDMHYLARGRDRRADPALVFENARGVLCVAVPYGPDVDENLGAQASRLLRNHPLPDGRGSDRATYARYLRGEDYHAAIPRRLEALCADAARDFEFAFKICCDTSAVLERSLAHLAGLGWIGKNTCLIHPRLGSYLFLAEALISEPTGGMPKPMRDHCGTCSACLLACPTAAFPHAGELDARRCLSYWTLETRGSLALDPRDARAIENRVAGCDVCQEVCPFNAKPRPDLWPEWRDASADATALVAWRELLTEDDAAYRARVSRSALAWVKPHAFRRNVALAIAACADDLDATQRADLAAAARTALDRERNAAARDALSKAIASLSGPQMKM, from the coding sequence ATGAACGAATCGACGAAGGATGACACGCTCACGCCGCTGGGGCGGCGGCTGGTCGAACGGGCGCCCGCCCACGGCTTTCCGCTCGCGGGCGTGCTCGACCTGGCGGCGGCGCGCGGCGCGCTTTCGCCGCACGTGGCGCGATACGAAGCGTTTCTGTCCGCCGGCCGCCACGGCGATATGCACTATCTGGCGCGCGGGCGCGACCGCCGCGCCGATCCCGCGCTTGTGTTTGAAAACGCGCGCGGCGTGCTGTGCGTCGCCGTGCCGTACGGCCCGGACGTTGACGAAAACCTGGGAGCGCAGGCGTCTCGCCTGCTTCGGAACCACCCGCTCCCTGACGGTCGCGGCTCTGATCGCGCCACCTACGCGCGTTATCTTCGCGGCGAGGATTATCACGCCGCGATCCCGCGCCGCCTCGAAGCGCTTTGCGCCGACGCCGCGCGCGATTTCGAATTCGCGTTCAAAATCTGCTGCGATACGAGCGCCGTGCTCGAACGATCGCTTGCGCACCTGGCCGGCCTCGGCTGGATCGGCAAGAACACCTGCCTCATCCATCCGCGCCTGGGCAGCTACCTTTTTCTCGCCGAGGCGCTCATCAGCGAGCCGACCGGCGGGATGCCCAAGCCGATGCGCGATCACTGCGGCACGTGCTCGGCATGCCTTTTGGCCTGCCCGACGGCCGCGTTTCCGCACGCGGGCGAGCTCGACGCGCGCCGGTGCTTGTCGTACTGGACACTCGAAACGCGCGGGAGTCTCGCGCTCGATCCGCGCGACGCACGCGCAATCGAAAACCGCGTCGCCGGCTGTGATGTCTGCCAGGAGGTGTGCCCGTTCAACGCGAAGCCGCGTCCCGATTTGTGGCCCGAGTGGCGCGACGCGAGCGCGGACGCGACGGCGCTTGTCGCCTGGCGGGAGCTGTTGACGGAGGACGACGCAGCCTATCGCGCGCGCGTGTCGCGCTCGGCGCTCGCGTGGGTGAAGCCGCACGCCTTTCGCCGCAATGTCGCGCTGGCGATCGCCGCGTGCGCGGACGATCTGGACGCGACGCAGCGCGCCGACCTTGCCGCCGCGGCCCGCACCGCGCTCGATCGCGAACGAAATGCCGCCGCGCGCGACGCGCTATCCAAAGCGATCGCCTCGCTGTCAGGGCCGCAAATGAAAATGTGA
- a CDS encoding amidohydrolase: MTDDNIPGNVRDEIRALYPRMVETRRDLHAHPELAFEEERTGGIVLARLTELGYETRRAAKTGVIGVKRGREGQRTLALRADMDALPMDEAGTPPYRSRNAGRMHACGHDGHTSILLAFAEWAATRTFAGNLKLLFQPAEEGPGGAKPMIDDGALENPTVDMAVGLHLWNGAPAGFVGVGAGPIMGSVDEFVFTVVGRGGHGAMPHQTVDSIVVAAHIVTAWQTIVSRETNPIEAAVVTVGQIGGGSNFNIIAPEVRLRGTVRTLNPDLRARMPKRVEEIGAGICRAMGATHRFEWIPQYPVTVNDTGAAELVAACAREAAGADFVRPPEVTLGGEDMSYFLEKVPGCFFFLTSADPSRGLDKPHHHPEFDFDERVMPLGVEIFARVAEKFVG; encoded by the coding sequence ATGACCGACGACAACATCCCCGGCAACGTCCGCGACGAGATCCGCGCGCTCTACCCGCGCATGGTCGAAACGCGCCGCGATCTGCACGCGCACCCGGAACTCGCTTTCGAGGAAGAACGCACCGGCGGCATCGTGCTCGCTCGGCTCACCGAGCTTGGATACGAGACGCGACGCGCCGCGAAAACCGGCGTGATCGGCGTCAAGCGCGGTCGCGAGGGCCAGCGAACGCTGGCGCTGCGCGCGGACATGGACGCGCTGCCGATGGACGAGGCCGGCACGCCGCCCTATCGCTCGCGAAACGCGGGGCGCATGCACGCCTGCGGACACGACGGGCACACGTCGATCCTGCTCGCGTTCGCCGAGTGGGCGGCCACGCGCACGTTCGCGGGCAACCTCAAGCTGCTGTTTCAGCCGGCGGAGGAAGGGCCCGGCGGCGCCAAACCGATGATCGATGACGGTGCGCTCGAAAACCCGACGGTCGATATGGCCGTGGGGCTGCACCTTTGGAACGGCGCGCCGGCCGGGTTTGTCGGCGTCGGGGCGGGGCCGATCATGGGAAGCGTGGACGAGTTCGTCTTCACCGTCGTCGGGCGCGGCGGGCACGGCGCGATGCCGCACCAGACCGTCGATTCGATTGTCGTCGCAGCACACATCGTCACCGCGTGGCAGACGATCGTCAGCCGCGAAACGAACCCCATCGAAGCCGCGGTCGTCACCGTGGGGCAGATCGGCGGCGGATCGAACTTCAACATCATCGCGCCCGAGGTGCGCCTGCGCGGCACGGTGCGTACGCTGAATCCGGACCTGCGCGCGCGCATGCCCAAGCGCGTGGAGGAAATCGGCGCGGGCATCTGCCGCGCGATGGGCGCGACGCACCGCTTCGAGTGGATTCCGCAATATCCCGTCACGGTCAACGACACCGGCGCGGCCGAACTCGTCGCCGCCTGCGCGCGCGAGGCGGCCGGGGCGGATTTCGTGCGCCCGCCCGAGGTGACGCTCGGCGGCGAGGATATGTCGTATTTCCTCGAAAAAGTGCCGGGCTGCTTTTTCTTCCTCACGTCCGCGGATCCCTCGCGCGGCCTCGACAAGCCGCACCACCACCCGGAGTTCGATTTCGACGAGCGCGTCATGCCGCTGGGGGTCGAGATCTTCGCGCGTGTGGCGGAGAAATTTGTCGGCTAA
- a CDS encoding alpha/beta hydrolase translates to MLGTRRARVSFAVVAAAAGILAAILAFSCGTLKPPAASGDIEGKDSVMIANIIRRFLYYPTPLARDLAPPSYARDAEEVFVPIDGGGEVHALYWKAPAGRPTVLFFHGNAQTVFEWALIREDLAPMNAGLFLVDYPGYGKSRGTPSEESLYAAGFATYAWLTQNGVSGENIIVFGKSLGGGVTTKVASERKVAGVVLESTFTSIPAVARRLFPFLPEGPISGGERYDSAARIGRIDAPVLVLHGDEDELIPVSEGKKLHDAAKEPKDIVIFPGAGHNDVAIVAGPAYGQALAKFAEKVTASAP, encoded by the coding sequence ATGTTGGGGACCCGCCGCGCGCGCGTTTCGTTCGCCGTCGTCGCGGCGGCCGCGGGGATTCTTGCCGCCATCCTCGCTTTTTCTTGCGGGACGTTAAAGCCGCCGGCGGCAAGCGGCGACATCGAGGGCAAAGATTCGGTCATGATCGCAAACATCATCCGCCGGTTTTTGTATTACCCCACGCCCCTTGCGCGCGATCTTGCGCCGCCGTCGTACGCGCGGGATGCCGAAGAGGTCTTCGTGCCGATCGATGGCGGCGGCGAGGTGCACGCCCTCTACTGGAAGGCGCCCGCGGGCCGGCCCACGGTGCTGTTTTTTCACGGCAACGCGCAGACGGTGTTCGAATGGGCGCTTATCCGCGAGGATCTCGCGCCGATGAACGCGGGCCTGTTCCTTGTGGACTATCCCGGCTACGGCAAAAGCCGCGGCACGCCGTCGGAGGAGTCGCTCTACGCCGCGGGCTTCGCGACGTACGCGTGGCTGACGCAAAATGGCGTGTCGGGCGAAAACATCATCGTTTTCGGCAAGTCGCTGGGTGGCGGCGTGACGACGAAGGTGGCGAGCGAACGCAAGGTGGCGGGCGTCGTGCTCGAATCGACCTTCACGTCGATCCCCGCGGTCGCCCGGCGCCTGTTTCCTTTTTTGCCGGAAGGGCCGATATCCGGCGGCGAGCGCTACGACTCCGCCGCGCGGATCGGCAGGATCGACGCTCCGGTGCTCGTCCTGCACGGCGACGAGGACGAATTGATCCCGGTTTCCGAGGGGAAAAAGCTCCATGACGCGGCGAAGGAGCCGAAGGATATCGTGATCTTCCCGGGCGCGGGGCACAACGACGTGGCCATCGTCGCCGGGCCGGCGTACGGGCAGGCTCTCGCGAAGTTCGCGGAGAAGGTCACGGCGTCGGCTCCGTGA